In the Deinococcus ficus genome, one interval contains:
- the glgC gene encoding glucose-1-phosphate adenylyltransferase, with protein MKPRVLGMILAGGQGSRLAPLTQKRSKPAVPFGGKYRIIDFAINNFINSGVFSIYVLTQYKAQSLTEHIQRGWRFGTFLSDYFITLVPAQMYRYEELGAVWYRGTADAVYQNMHLIDNFEADYVAIFSGDHIYKMNVEHMLEQHIQSRADVTIAAYPMPQTEAHRFGVMQIDDGWRVTQFLEKPANPPGLPDDPTTTLTSMGNYIFSRRALEELLHTSISGQKDGFDFGQDVIPRALSDGYHVQAYDFHRNPIPGQAGPNRYWRDVGTLDAYFEASMDLVSVNPEFDIYNPQWPLRTSSEFSPPAKFVHESEGRKGQAFNSIMAGGAIISGGTVRDSVLGRNVRAHSYSLMEHCVLFDDVEVGRHSHLHRVIVDKDVKIPPGTQIGLDPDEDRARGFTVTDSGVVVVPKSFTF; from the coding sequence ATGAAACCCAGGGTTCTCGGAATGATTCTTGCCGGTGGGCAGGGCTCGCGCCTCGCGCCGCTCACCCAGAAGCGCAGCAAGCCGGCCGTGCCGTTCGGCGGCAAGTACCGCATCATCGATTTCGCCATCAACAACTTCATCAACAGCGGCGTGTTCTCCATCTACGTCCTCACGCAGTACAAGGCGCAGAGCCTCACCGAGCACATCCAGCGCGGCTGGCGCTTCGGGACCTTCCTCAGCGACTACTTCATCACCCTGGTGCCCGCGCAGATGTACCGCTACGAGGAACTCGGCGCGGTGTGGTACCGCGGCACCGCCGACGCCGTGTACCAGAACATGCACCTGATCGACAACTTCGAGGCGGACTACGTGGCGATCTTCAGCGGCGACCACATCTACAAGATGAACGTGGAGCACATGCTGGAGCAGCACATCCAGTCCCGCGCGGACGTGACCATTGCCGCCTACCCCATGCCGCAGACCGAGGCGCACCGCTTCGGCGTCATGCAGATCGACGACGGCTGGCGCGTCACGCAGTTCCTGGAAAAACCTGCCAACCCGCCCGGCCTCCCGGACGACCCCACCACCACGCTGACCAGCATGGGCAACTACATCTTCTCGCGCCGGGCGCTGGAGGAACTGCTGCACACCAGCATCAGCGGGCAGAAGGACGGCTTCGACTTCGGGCAGGACGTCATTCCCCGCGCGCTGTCGGACGGGTACCACGTGCAGGCGTACGACTTCCACCGCAACCCCATCCCGGGGCAGGCCGGCCCCAACCGCTACTGGCGGGACGTGGGAACCCTGGACGCGTACTTCGAGGCGAGCATGGACCTCGTGAGCGTGAACCCGGAGTTCGACATCTACAACCCGCAGTGGCCGCTGCGCACCAGCAGCGAGTTCTCCCCGCCCGCGAAGTTCGTGCATGAATCCGAGGGCCGCAAGGGGCAGGCGTTCAACTCGATCATGGCCGGCGGCGCCATCATCAGCGGCGGCACCGTGCGGGACAGCGTGCTGGGCCGCAACGTCCGCGCGCACTCGTACTCGCTGATGGAACACTGCGTGCTGTTCGACGACGTGGAGGTCGGGCGGCACAGCCACCTGCACCGCGTGATCGTGGACAAGGACGTGAAGATCCCCCCGGGCACGCAGATCGGCCTGGACCCCGACGAGGACCGCGCCCGCGGCTTCACCGTCACCGACAGCGGCGTCGTCGTGGTGCCCAAGAGCTTCACCTTCTGA
- the miaA gene encoding tRNA (adenosine(37)-N6)-dimethylallyltransferase MiaA gives MPAPRLPVPILSAPTAAGKSALALHAARQAGSPVELVSADAFTVYRGLDIGTAKPGPADLAAVPHHLIDVVDVESEYDVARFTRDAEAAIADILARGHRPLVVGGTGFYLQALMHGLPLTPPADPAVREAVAAELAERGWEALLADIMARDPAEAERMQRNPRRIARATEVHRMTGRYPGAFGRSAPAFRYDLIAFTLEPDALARRQAGRIAAMLDAGWPAEARWLASRVAPDLQPRPTVWQALGYRDVLDLALGRRSREAVQDAVALATRQYTKRQLTFLRTQLGAALLGPADAGERLGACLTANR, from the coding sequence GTGCCCGCCCCGCGCCTCCCCGTCCCGATCCTGAGTGCCCCGACCGCTGCCGGCAAGAGCGCCCTGGCCCTCCACGCCGCCCGGCAGGCCGGCTCCCCGGTGGAACTCGTGTCGGCCGACGCCTTCACCGTGTACCGCGGGCTGGACATCGGCACCGCCAAACCCGGCCCGGCGGACCTCGCCGCGGTGCCGCATCACCTGATCGACGTGGTGGACGTGGAGAGCGAGTACGACGTCGCCCGCTTCACCCGCGACGCCGAGGCCGCCATCGCGGACATCCTGGCGCGCGGGCACCGGCCGCTGGTGGTGGGCGGCACCGGCTTCTACCTGCAGGCCCTGATGCACGGCCTGCCCCTCACCCCGCCGGCCGACCCGGCCGTGCGGGAGGCGGTGGCCGCGGAGCTGGCCGAGCGCGGCTGGGAGGCGCTGCTGGCCGACATCATGGCCCGGGACCCGGCCGAGGCGGAGCGCATGCAGCGCAACCCCCGCCGCATCGCCCGGGCGACCGAGGTGCACCGCATGACCGGCCGATACCCCGGCGCGTTCGGGCGCAGCGCCCCCGCCTTCCGGTACGACCTGATCGCCTTCACCCTGGAGCCGGACGCGCTGGCCCGGCGGCAGGCCGGGCGGATCGCGGCCATGCTGGACGCCGGCTGGCCCGCCGAGGCGCGCTGGCTGGCCTCCAGAGTGGCCCCGGACCTTCAGCCCCGGCCGACCGTGTGGCAGGCCCTGGGGTACCGGGACGTGCTGGACCTCGCCCTGGGGCGCCGCTCCCGCGAGGCCGTGCAGGACGCCGTGGCCCTCGCGACCCGGCAGTACACCAAGCGCCAGCTGACCTTCCTGCGCACCCAGCTGGGCGCCGCGCTGCTCGGCCCGGCAGACGCCGGGGAGCGTCTCGGGGCGTGTTTGACTGCGAACAGATAA
- a CDS encoding Hsp20/alpha crystallin family protein, giving the protein MNEPVLGRLQQLMTLREGVESLSGTGPWIPAADWLDSDTHLTLLLDVPGVETDSLVLEEEGTLLRVMGERAAPARRLQGERPDGRFIRTLAFPQEVVPQSGEARLAHGVLEVRFEKRHPTIEVTAFAEAEGHGE; this is encoded by the coding sequence ATGAACGAGCCGGTGCTGGGACGACTGCAGCAACTCATGACCCTGCGTGAGGGAGTGGAGAGCCTGTCCGGAACAGGGCCGTGGATTCCGGCCGCCGACTGGCTGGATTCGGACACGCACCTGACCCTGCTGCTGGACGTGCCGGGCGTGGAGACGGACTCTCTGGTGCTGGAGGAGGAGGGCACGCTGCTGCGCGTGATGGGGGAGCGGGCGGCGCCGGCGCGGCGGTTGCAGGGGGAGCGGCCGGACGGGCGCTTTATCCGCACCCTGGCGTTCCCGCAGGAGGTCGTGCCGCAGAGCGGGGAGGCGCGTCTGGCGCATGGGGTCCTGGAGGTGCGGTTCGAGAAGCGCCACCCCACCATTGAGGTCACGGCGTTCGCCGAGGCGGAGGGCCACGGGGAGTGA
- a CDS encoding cation diffusion facilitator family transporter, with product MAPLTTSRTLRIAAGSVLVAVVVLSLKFVAYQMTGSLALYSDALESIINVVAALAALIALRIAARPADDNHPYGHSKAEYFSAVAEGVLIVLAAFTILREALPAIQNPGARAAPLDGLLVNGLASVINGVWATFLLREGRSIGSPALLADGRHVMSDVVTSVGVLAGVLLARFTGWHVLDPLLAALVAVNILWSGWHLVRESVGGLMDGADPDTTARLRRIMSQHADGALEMHDLRTRQAGQVTFVEFHLVVPGDMTVSRSHVICDVLEEAIRAEMPGAQVTIHVEPPEKAKHHGVVVV from the coding sequence ATGGCGCCCCTGACCACCAGCCGGACCCTCAGAATTGCCGCGGGCAGCGTCCTGGTCGCCGTGGTGGTGCTCAGCCTGAAGTTCGTGGCGTACCAGATGACCGGCAGCCTGGCGCTGTACTCCGACGCGCTGGAAAGCATCATCAACGTCGTCGCGGCCCTGGCGGCCCTGATCGCCCTGCGCATCGCGGCCCGCCCCGCCGACGACAACCACCCGTACGGGCACAGCAAGGCTGAGTACTTCAGCGCCGTGGCCGAGGGCGTACTGATCGTGCTGGCGGCCTTCACCATCCTGCGTGAGGCGCTGCCCGCCATCCAGAACCCGGGGGCGCGCGCCGCGCCGCTGGACGGCCTGCTGGTTAACGGCCTGGCGAGCGTCATCAACGGCGTGTGGGCCACCTTCCTGCTTCGCGAGGGCCGCAGCATCGGCTCCCCGGCCCTGCTGGCCGACGGGCGGCATGTCATGAGCGACGTGGTGACCAGCGTGGGCGTGCTGGCGGGCGTGCTGCTGGCCCGTTTCACCGGCTGGCACGTGCTAGATCCCCTGCTGGCCGCGCTGGTCGCGGTGAACATCCTGTGGAGCGGGTGGCATCTGGTGCGCGAGAGCGTGGGCGGCCTGATGGACGGCGCCGACCCCGACACCACCGCCCGGCTGCGGCGGATCATGAGCCAACACGCGGACGGCGCGCTGGAAATGCACGACCTGCGCACCCGGCAGGCCGGGCAGGTCACCTTCGTGGAGTTTCACCTGGTGGTGCCGGGCGACATGACCGTCTCGCGTAGCCACGTGATCTGCGACGTGCTGGAAGAAGCGATCCGCGCCGAGATGCCGGGCGCGCAGGTCACCATTCACGTGGAGCCGCCCGAGAAGGCCAAGCATCACGGCGTGGTGGTGGTGTGA
- a CDS encoding aspartate aminotransferase family protein has translation MSLPAGFISTRDVLDEKLSGPEVRRLEFAYGNEELLYGLDLIGVGGPFYRVTPWELEDERGVRRINVSGYSAVPFGDMPPAITGFIREFMEKNRAMSLPQQSSSPWRAALEANLVRLLARELPSHSDDQVFFCSSGTEAIEGALKFARAYRPGSKYSISFTSAYHGKTLGALSLTPNPEYQDAFKPLVPGAVTTPYGDLRALSTLIRRLGPDKVTCVVVEPIQGEGGVNIPPPGFLTGLGELCARHGIVVIADEIQTGLGRTGHWFESAAQGLDPDIVTLAKPLGAGLTAVGATIVRRSIYKKMLPGLSSKRHSNTFGGGSLAMAVGLKSLEYLMENDFPARSRALGEVGLTRLQAMQARHPRLLEKVRGQGLLLAMQFQPMLGVPLPGALKELLFEATAILALRQIHEAGVMANLSLSSKRTVRLTPALDMPEDLLTQVFDRLDAFAARQPTSRHILTNTPAGLTAQLARYAATPARNRARSYE, from the coding sequence ATGAGCCTGCCCGCTGGATTCATCAGCACCCGTGACGTTCTGGACGAGAAACTCAGTGGCCCCGAGGTCCGGCGCCTGGAATTCGCGTACGGCAACGAGGAACTGCTGTACGGCCTGGACCTGATCGGTGTGGGCGGCCCCTTCTACCGCGTCACCCCCTGGGAACTGGAGGACGAGCGCGGCGTGCGGCGCATCAACGTCAGCGGGTACTCCGCCGTGCCGTTCGGCGACATGCCGCCGGCCATCACGGGCTTCATCCGGGAATTCATGGAGAAAAACCGCGCCATGAGCCTCCCGCAGCAGTCCAGCAGCCCCTGGCGCGCCGCGCTGGAAGCGAACCTCGTGCGGCTGCTCGCGCGGGAACTGCCCAGCCACAGTGACGATCAGGTGTTTTTCTGCTCCAGCGGCACCGAGGCCATCGAGGGCGCCCTGAAGTTCGCCCGCGCCTACCGCCCCGGGTCGAAGTACAGCATCTCGTTCACCAGCGCCTACCACGGCAAGACCCTGGGCGCCCTGAGCCTCACGCCCAACCCCGAGTACCAGGACGCCTTCAAGCCGCTGGTGCCGGGCGCCGTGACCACGCCGTACGGGGACCTGCGGGCCCTGAGCACCCTGATCCGCCGGCTCGGGCCGGACAAGGTCACCTGCGTGGTCGTGGAACCCATCCAGGGCGAGGGCGGCGTGAACATCCCCCCGCCCGGCTTCCTGACCGGCCTGGGCGAACTGTGCGCCCGGCACGGCATCGTGGTCATCGCCGACGAGATCCAGACCGGCCTGGGCCGCACCGGACACTGGTTCGAATCGGCTGCGCAGGGCCTGGACCCGGACATCGTGACCCTCGCCAAGCCCCTCGGCGCGGGCCTGACCGCCGTGGGCGCCACCATCGTGCGCCGCAGCATCTACAAGAAGATGCTGCCGGGCCTGAGCAGCAAACGCCACAGCAACACCTTCGGCGGCGGGTCCCTCGCCATGGCCGTGGGCCTCAAATCCCTGGAATACCTGATGGAGAACGACTTCCCCGCCCGCAGCCGCGCCCTGGGCGAGGTGGGCCTCACGCGGCTGCAGGCCATGCAGGCCCGCCACCCGCGCCTGCTGGAAAAGGTCCGCGGGCAGGGCCTGCTGCTCGCCATGCAGTTCCAGCCCATGCTGGGCGTGCCGCTGCCGGGCGCCCTGAAGGAACTGCTGTTCGAGGCGACCGCCATCCTGGCCCTGCGGCAGATTCACGAGGCGGGCGTCATGGCGAACCTCAGCCTGAGCAGCAAGCGCACCGTGCGCCTCACGCCCGCCCTGGACATGCCCGAGGACCTGCTCACCCAGGTGTTCGACCGCTTGGACGCTTTCGCGGCGCGGCAGCCCACCTCCCGCCACATCCTCACGAATACGCCCGCCGGCCTCACCGCGCAGCTCGCCCGCTACGCCGCCACGCCCGCCCGCAACCGCGCCCGCTCCTACGAGTAA
- a CDS encoding rhodanese-like domain-containing protein: protein MPVPAGVTLLDLRPEPLRAAQPLGALLPHHRLVTLSLDEIEDARHGLTPADGPLLVLCERGVRSQLAARFLRADGLNAESYPGGLPALLRELPR, encoded by the coding sequence ATGCCAGTGCCCGCCGGCGTCACCCTGCTCGACCTTCGCCCCGAACCCCTGCGGGCCGCGCAGCCCCTGGGCGCCCTGCTGCCGCACCACCGGCTCGTGACCCTCAGCCTGGACGAGATCGAGGACGCCCGGCACGGCCTGACGCCCGCCGACGGCCCGCTGCTCGTCCTGTGCGAACGGGGCGTGCGCTCGCAGCTCGCCGCGCGCTTCCTGCGTGCCGACGGCCTGAACGCCGAGTCCTACCCGGGCGGCTTGCCCGCCCTGCTGCGCGAACTCCCGCGCTGA
- a CDS encoding rhodanese-like domain-containing protein, with amino-acid sequence MQEVTPQEGLARVQRGALLVDVREQNEYDEVHAQGAQLIPLSEFESRYAELPQDQEIVLICRSGARSGRATQFLMDQGYTRVANLQGGTLAWDEAGLPVDRA; translated from the coding sequence ATGCAGGAAGTCACCCCCCAGGAAGGCCTCGCCCGCGTGCAGCGCGGAGCGCTGCTCGTGGACGTGCGCGAGCAGAACGAGTACGACGAAGTTCACGCCCAGGGCGCGCAGCTGATTCCCCTCAGCGAGTTCGAGAGCCGCTACGCGGAGCTGCCCCAGGACCAGGAGATCGTCCTGATCTGCCGCAGCGGCGCCCGCAGCGGCCGCGCCACGCAGTTCCTGATGGACCAGGGCTACACCCGCGTCGCCAACCTCCAGGGCGGCACGCTGGCCTGGGACGAGGCCGGCCTCCCGGTGGACCGCGCATGA
- a CDS encoding metal-sulfur cluster assembly factor, producing MTGEAQPETVAASGALPTEAQIREALKVVKDPEIPVNVVDLGLIYGVDINADGHVDITMTLTSVGCPVQDLIRADAEMAVGRLDGVSDVNVEFVWTPPWGPDKMSEDGKRQMRMFGFNV from the coding sequence ATGACCGGCGAAGCGCAGCCCGAGACTGTGGCCGCCAGCGGCGCCCTGCCCACCGAAGCGCAGATCCGCGAGGCGCTGAAGGTCGTCAAGGACCCGGAAATCCCCGTAAACGTGGTGGACCTGGGCCTCATCTACGGCGTGGACATCAACGCCGACGGGCACGTGGACATCACCATGACCCTGACCAGCGTCGGCTGCCCGGTGCAGGACCTGATCCGCGCGGACGCGGAGATGGCCGTGGGCCGCCTGGACGGCGTGTCCGACGTGAACGTGGAATTCGTGTGGACGCCGCCATGGGGTCCGGACAAGATGAGCGAGGACGGCAAGCGCCAGATGCGCATGTTCGGCTTCAACGTCTGA
- the lysX gene encoding lysine biosynthesis protein LysX has translation MADLAVIYDRIRPDEKMLFEALDDLGVPYDKVYAPHLTLTFDDQGAQQVPWKVAIERCVSQSRGHAVTRALEAFGVHVINPAHVIELCGDKLATNARLHAHGLPTPRTGVAFDGDAALQLIEELGYPVVLKPTVGSWGRMVSRLNDRHAAEAVIEHKEVLGGPQHGIFYVQELIDKPGRDIRAFVVGGQCIGAIYRTSEHWITNTARGARATNCPVTPDLADLAVKAAAAVEGEIVAIDLVEAPGRQNEWGGLVIIEINHTMEFKNSVATTGVNIPRLMAEHAIRLLA, from the coding sequence ATGGCCGACCTCGCCGTCATCTATGACCGCATCCGCCCCGACGAGAAGATGCTCTTCGAGGCGCTCGACGACCTCGGCGTGCCCTACGACAAGGTGTACGCCCCCCACCTCACCCTCACCTTCGACGATCAGGGCGCCCAGCAGGTGCCCTGGAAGGTCGCCATCGAACGCTGCGTCAGCCAGTCGCGCGGGCACGCCGTCACCCGCGCGCTCGAAGCGTTCGGCGTGCACGTCATCAACCCCGCGCACGTCATCGAACTGTGCGGCGACAAGCTCGCCACGAACGCCCGCCTGCACGCCCACGGCCTGCCCACGCCCCGCACCGGCGTCGCGTTCGACGGCGACGCGGCGCTGCAACTCATCGAGGAGCTCGGCTACCCGGTCGTGCTGAAACCCACCGTGGGCAGCTGGGGCCGCATGGTAAGCCGCCTGAACGACCGCCACGCCGCCGAGGCCGTCATCGAACACAAGGAGGTGCTCGGCGGGCCGCAACACGGCATCTTCTACGTGCAGGAACTCATCGACAAGCCCGGGCGCGACATCCGCGCCTTCGTGGTCGGCGGGCAGTGCATCGGCGCGATCTACCGCACCAGCGAGCACTGGATCACCAACACCGCCCGCGGCGCCAGGGCCACCAACTGCCCCGTCACCCCGGACCTCGCCGACCTGGCCGTGAAGGCGGCCGCCGCGGTGGAAGGGGAGATCGTCGCCATCGACCTCGTCGAGGCGCCCGGACGCCAGAACGAGTGGGGCGGGCTGGTCATCATCGAAATCAACCACACCATGGAGTTCAAGAACAGCGTGGCCACCACCGGCGTGAACATCCCGCGCCTGATGGCCGAGCACGCCATCCGCCTCCTGGCCTGA
- the lysW gene encoding lysine biosynthesis protein LysW, whose amino-acid sequence MSTVQFENPDTGAAIELTNPELGELVIDDETGVEYEVVSLDPPRLQAAPQEAEDWGE is encoded by the coding sequence ATGTCTACTGTTCAATTTGAAAACCCGGACACCGGAGCGGCCATCGAACTCACCAACCCCGAACTCGGCGAACTCGTCATCGACGACGAAACCGGCGTCGAATACGAGGTCGTCAGCCTCGACCCCCCCCGCCTCCAGGCCGCCCCCCAGGAAGCCGAGGACTGGGGCGAGTAA